Proteins encoded within one genomic window of Candidatus Methylomirabilis tolerans:
- a CDS encoding DUF190 domain-containing protein, with translation MILPREGHLLRIFIGESDKHEGLPLFEWIVRQAREHGLAGATVLRGLEGFGAHSRLHTAKILRLSSDLPIIIEIVDTIEKIEAFLPVVDAAVHEGMATIEKVDVRLYRSGAGER, from the coding sequence ATGATACTTCCCCGTGAGGGTCACCTGCTCCGAATCTTCATCGGTGAATCCGATAAGCACGAAGGCCTACCCCTCTTCGAGTGGATTGTTCGCCAGGCGCGTGAGCACGGCTTGGCCGGCGCGACAGTGCTGCGGGGGCTCGAAGGGTTTGGGGCGCACAGTCGATTGCATACCGCGAAGATCTTGCGCCTCTCATCCGATCTGCCCATTATTATTGAGATCGTTGATACAATCGAGAAGATTGAGGCATTTCTACCGGTAGTCGACGCGGCCGTTCATGAGGGCATGGCGACCATCGAGAAGGTCGATGTGCGCCTCTATCGGAGCGGAGCAGGCGAAAGATGA
- a CDS encoding zinc ribbon domain-containing protein, with amino-acid sequence MSLIQCPECGKDVSDAARSCPSCGYPITPPAVQTPSQASECEWSPGVAAVLSLVIPGTGQIYKGQLANGLAWLVFVILGYALFIVPGIILHLFCIVGAYTTGSSTQRSTTGTTRPCPRCRMLISGRWMFCPHCKKYVGW; translated from the coding sequence ATGTCTCTAATCCAGTGTCCAGAATGTGGCAAGGATGTGTCTGATGCGGCAAGAAGCTGTCCTTCATGTGGATATCCTATCACCCCACCAGCAGTTCAAACGCCTAGCCAAGCCTCGGAATGCGAGTGGAGCCCGGGGGTAGCTGCTGTCCTCTCACTGGTAATCCCGGGTACCGGGCAAATTTACAAGGGCCAGCTCGCTAACGGCCTGGCATGGCTTGTGTTCGTTATCTTAGGTTATGCCCTATTTATTGTTCCAGGCATTATTCTCCACTTGTTCTGCATTGTGGGAGCATATACGACTGGTTCGTCAACACAGCGCTCAACGACCGGCACCACTCGTCCATGTCCGCGCTGCCGTATGTTGATCTCCGGCAGGTGGATGTTTTGTCCACACTGCAAGAAATATGTAGGATGGTAG
- the mlaD gene encoding outer membrane lipid asymmetry maintenance protein MlaD, with amino-acid sequence MKRLTMETLVGLFVVAGIVSLGYLSIKLGRFEVVSERGYTVLAAFDSVAGLKDGAVVEIAGVEVGRVKTIGLEDYRAVVAMRIDDGVALQDDAIVSIRTKGLIGEKYVKITPGGSEKLVQPGGKLRDTEDPIDIEHLISNYIFGKL; translated from the coding sequence ATGAAGCGACTGACCATGGAAACACTGGTAGGGTTATTCGTGGTGGCAGGAATCGTAAGCCTGGGCTACCTCTCGATCAAGCTCGGCAGATTTGAGGTAGTCAGCGAGCGAGGATATACTGTCCTGGCCGCGTTCGACTCGGTCGCAGGCCTGAAGGATGGGGCGGTGGTTGAGATCGCCGGGGTCGAGGTGGGTCGGGTGAAGACAATCGGGTTGGAGGATTATCGGGCCGTCGTCGCTATGCGCATTGACGACGGCGTCGCGCTTCAGGATGACGCCATCGTCTCGATCCGGACAAAGGGGTTGATCGGCGAGAAGTATGTGAAGATTACGCCCGGTGGTTCTGAGAAACTGGTCCAGCCGGGCGGTAAACTCCGGGACACCGAAGACCCTATAGACATAGAACACCTTATTTCGAATTATATCTTTGGTAAGCTTTAG
- a CDS encoding type II toxin-antitoxin system RelE/ParE family toxin — protein sequence MRHFLDELKASDPDDFAAVIAGLAKLRHRQYHREPLSKALGDGLFELRHVGKLNTRVLWFFVKYRRIVAVHGIRNKGRTIPARDIHTARERMRDWQERTKS from the coding sequence GTGCGACACTTTCTGGACGAATTGAAGGCCAGTGATCCGGACGACTTCGCGGCGGTGATCGCCGGTCTGGCCAAACTGCGGCACCGGCAGTATCACCGAGAGCCGTTGTCCAAGGCGCTCGGCGACGGTCTGTTTGAACTGCGGCACGTGGGCAAACTCAACACCCGTGTCTTGTGGTTCTTCGTGAAGTATCGCCGGATCGTCGCGGTGCACGGCATCCGCAACAAAGGCCGGACTATCCCGGCTCGTGATATCCATACTGCGCGGGAACGGATGCGTGACTGGCAGGAGAGAACGAAATCATGA
- the crcB gene encoding fluoride efflux transporter CrcB — translation MRELGSVLLVGTGGFIGAVGRYLLSGWVHRLVPMATFPLGTLCVNLSGCFLIGLLGGLSESRQLFSPELRIFIFIGILGGFTTFSSFAHETLALARDAEFARALVNIGGQLIGGLVAAWVGYTLVRG, via the coding sequence ATGCGCGAGTTAGGGAGCGTCCTTCTCGTAGGGACCGGTGGCTTCATCGGTGCCGTCGGGCGGTATCTGCTGAGTGGCTGGGTCCACCGGTTAGTTCCAATGGCGACATTCCCGCTCGGCACACTCTGTGTGAATCTCTCTGGTTGCTTCTTGATCGGATTGTTGGGCGGTCTCAGCGAGTCCCGCCAGTTGTTCAGTCCGGAGCTTCGCATATTCATCTTTATCGGGATTTTGGGCGGTTTTACGACCTTTTCGAGTTTTGCTCATGAAACACTCGCTCTCGCCAGGGACGCCGAATTCGCCCGTGCGTTGGTGAATATCGGAGGGCAGCTCATTGGCGGCCTTGTGGCTGCTTGGGTGGGTTATACTCTTGTTCGAGGATAA
- a CDS encoding TraU family protein: MNCFIEAAAINAERFQDVVHRHGLLDRWQTFERRFLQESP, translated from the coding sequence ATGAACTGCTTCATCGAGGCTGCGGCGATCAATGCGGAGCGGTTTCAGGATGTGGTGCACCGGCACGGGTTGCTTGATCGCTGGCAAACATTCGAACGAAGGTTTCTGCAAGAGTCGCCATGA
- a CDS encoding MlaE family lipid ABC transporter permease subunit, producing MGNLLEAVGLAVLKQVQTMGRMAIFLGSTGLWAVLPPLKFRRIVGQLHFIGVKSSSIILLTAGFSGMVLGLQGYYTLRKFGSEALLGPAVGLSLIRELGPVMAALMVAARAGSASAAEIGIMRITEQIDALEAMAVNPMKYLVVPKVIAGLIAIPLLTAIFDVVGIYGGYLVGVELLGVSSGTYFSEMRNMVEMSDIRGGFLKSLSFGLIVTWVCTYKGFYAEHGAEGVGKATTEAVVLSSVLVLVWNYFMTAVLF from the coding sequence ATGGGTAACCTGTTGGAGGCCGTCGGACTGGCGGTTCTCAAGCAAGTCCAGACCATGGGTCGTATGGCTATCTTTCTGGGTTCTACCGGGCTCTGGGCGGTTCTGCCACCGCTGAAGTTCAGGCGTATTGTCGGTCAGCTCCATTTTATCGGGGTAAAGTCAAGCTCTATTATTCTTCTCACCGCGGGCTTCAGCGGGATGGTCCTAGGGCTTCAGGGGTACTACACGCTTCGGAAGTTCGGGTCCGAGGCCCTTCTCGGTCCGGCTGTTGGCCTGAGCCTGATCCGCGAGCTAGGGCCGGTGATGGCAGCCCTGATGGTGGCGGCGCGGGCCGGATCGGCTTCTGCCGCGGAGATCGGTATCATGCGGATCACCGAGCAGATCGATGCGCTGGAGGCGATGGCCGTCAATCCCATGAAATACCTGGTAGTTCCCAAGGTGATCGCGGGGCTGATCGCGATTCCTCTCCTCACGGCTATCTTCGACGTAGTTGGAATCTATGGCGGCTACCTCGTTGGGGTGGAGCTGCTCGGCGTCAGCTCTGGCACCTATTTTTCCGAGATGCGAAACATGGTAGAGATGAGTGACATACGGGGCGGCTTCCTGAAGTCGCTGAGCTTCGGGCTCATTGTTACCTGGGTATGCACGTACAAAGGGTTTTATGCCGAGCATGGGGCCGAGGGCGTGGGAAAGGCAACAACAGAGGCCGTAGTCCTCTCATCGGTCCTGGTGCTGGTCTGGAACTACTTCATGACCGCCGTCCTGTTTTAG
- a CDS encoding ABC transporter ATP-binding protein, which yields MIQIIDLYKSFGRQQVLRGVNLTIPNGQVTAIIGRSGGGKSVLLKHLIGLMRPDSGQVLVDGIDLSRLRGKALDRVREKFGVLFQGGALFDSLTVFDNVAFPLREKTRLPESEIAQRSMQRLEAVGLADMAHKYPAELSGGMRKRAALARALVHDPEIILFDEPTTGLDPILLNSIHRLILDAHKRFGFTAVVVSHEIPEIFDIAQTVAMLDNGIIVEHSSPGAIMASANPIIRQFVTGASNGQTGPEQANRSVV from the coding sequence ATGATCCAGATTATTGACCTTTATAAGAGTTTTGGGCGGCAGCAGGTACTCAGGGGAGTCAACCTGACCATTCCCAATGGGCAGGTGACGGCTATTATTGGACGGAGCGGAGGCGGTAAGAGCGTGCTGCTTAAGCACCTTATCGGCCTTATGCGACCGGACAGCGGTCAGGTGCTGGTCGATGGGATCGATCTCAGCCGGCTTCGCGGTAAAGCCTTGGATCGGGTGCGCGAAAAGTTCGGCGTCCTGTTTCAGGGGGGCGCATTGTTTGACTCGCTGACGGTATTCGACAATGTGGCCTTCCCGCTCCGAGAAAAGACCCGGCTGCCGGAAAGCGAGATTGCTCAGCGCTCGATGCAGCGGCTGGAGGCCGTGGGGCTTGCGGATATGGCGCATAAATATCCCGCAGAACTCAGCGGGGGGATGAGGAAGCGGGCAGCTCTGGCCAGAGCCTTGGTCCATGATCCGGAGATCATCCTTTTTGACGAACCGACGACGGGCCTCGATCCGATCCTGCTGAACTCCATCCACCGTCTGATTCTGGACGCCCACAAGCGCTTCGGATTCACCGCGGTCGTGGTCAGCCACGAGATCCCGGAGATTTTCGACATCGCCCAGACGGTGGCGATGCTCGACAATGGGATCATCGTAGAGCACAGCAGTCCTGGGGCTATCATGGCCTCCGCCAATCCTATTATCCGGCAGTTCGTCACCGGGGCGAGCAATGGTCAGACTGGTCCGGAGCAGGCAAACCGATCTGTCGTGTAG
- a CDS encoding ImmA/IrrE family metallo-endopeptidase — translation MKTEDIPAYSIPRLEQIAKLLLEERWLGLTIPIDIDYIVEQEPDTILDYLPGLRAVHGVAGAVISHPQEARFTILVDKEVADGNLSFYRFTVAEEFAHLKLHRKVLETVTSVEEVIQLHEWERYHEIDRNAKWLASALLIPPAPVLEDAHRLYPEMVRRVGFANPEAVKAYVIDRLSRKYLVSPPTMRYRLQHWPVDVLKKIDTAMREELDFLE, via the coding sequence GTGAAGACCGAGGACATTCCCGCCTATTCTATTCCCAGACTGGAGCAGATTGCCAAACTCCTCTTAGAAGAACGCTGGCTTGGGCTCACAATCCCTATTGATATCGATTACATCGTAGAGCAGGAACCGGACACGATTCTTGACTACCTGCCCGGATTGCGAGCGGTCCATGGTGTCGCGGGCGCGGTGATCAGCCACCCCCAAGAGGCCCGCTTCACCATCCTTGTCGATAAGGAGGTCGCGGACGGCAATCTCTCTTTCTATCGCTTTACGGTCGCTGAAGAGTTTGCCCACCTGAAGCTTCATCGGAAGGTGTTGGAAACGGTGACGTCAGTGGAAGAGGTCATTCAGCTTCATGAATGGGAGCGATACCACGAAATTGACCGAAACGCGAAGTGGCTGGCATCGGCGTTGCTGATCCCTCCTGCGCCCGTGCTCGAGGATGCCCACCGACTGTATCCTGAGATGGTTCGTCGCGTGGGGTTTGCGAACCCCGAAGCGGTCAAAGCCTACGTCATAGATCGGCTGAGCCGGAAGTATCTCGTCTCGCCCCCAACCATGCGCTACCGGCTACAGCACTGGCCGGTTGATGTGCTGAAGAAGATCGATACCGCCATGAGGGAGGAGCTGGACTTCCTGGAGTGA
- a CDS encoding helix-turn-helix transcriptional regulator, whose product MKKTNFDRYLEEQLQDPAFAARFERAGEAWDVALQMSALRRQAGLSQKDLAKLLKTSQQQISRLESPGYEGHTLATLRRVAEALHARVRVMFEPVKTGNGVHVAELTASYRTTPTASKRT is encoded by the coding sequence ATGAAAAAGACCAATTTCGACCGATACCTCGAAGAGCAGTTGCAGGATCCGGCGTTTGCAGCCCGCTTTGAGCGCGCCGGCGAGGCGTGGGATGTGGCGCTGCAAATGTCCGCTCTCCGCCGACAGGCCGGGCTTTCCCAGAAGGACCTCGCGAAGCTCCTCAAGACCTCTCAGCAGCAGATCAGCCGGCTGGAGTCCCCCGGCTATGAGGGCCACACGCTGGCAACCCTGCGCCGCGTTGCCGAGGCCCTGCACGCGAGAGTCCGAGTCATGTTCGAGCCGGTAAAAACAGGCAATGGAGTCCATGTCGCCGAGCTCACCGCATCGTACCGCACTACACCCACGGCAAGCAAACGAACATGA
- a CDS encoding DUF3047 domain-containing protein, translating to MSTTNIPTTSTTFGCPARGARHRILPALIGLAVILLGLVSMTFAAKHAPNPASIPLPISGTMDEKGIPVGWDLETFRNHHQIKLEPLKDGQFGIRLVSEESSFGLHKSVEVDLKEFPVLSWRWKVDRLPLAGDVREKDKNDQAAQIYVIFPNSLIRLRSPMLGYLWDSNAPTGTTADGYSPITPIKIMVLRSGKQQLGKWVQERRNVAEDYVRLFGQNSLPKVGRVAIWINSQHTKSTAQSSFADLQFQRAN from the coding sequence TTGAGCACGACAAACATCCCCACGACCTCAACAACGTTCGGCTGCCCAGCACGTGGGGCGCGTCATCGGATCTTGCCTGCGCTCATCGGTCTTGCAGTGATACTGCTAGGGCTTGTATCGATGACGTTTGCAGCAAAGCACGCCCCCAATCCGGCGAGTATTCCTCTGCCCATCAGCGGGACGATGGATGAGAAGGGGATCCCGGTAGGCTGGGACCTGGAAACATTTCGGAACCATCATCAAATCAAGCTCGAGCCTCTGAAGGATGGTCAATTCGGCATCCGCCTCGTGAGCGAAGAGAGCTCTTTTGGGCTGCACAAGTCAGTAGAGGTGGACCTGAAGGAGTTTCCGGTACTGAGCTGGCGGTGGAAGGTGGATCGCCTTCCTCTGGCAGGTGACGTCCGCGAAAAGGATAAAAACGATCAGGCCGCCCAGATTTACGTCATCTTCCCGAACTCGCTTATCAGACTGCGAAGCCCCATGCTCGGCTATCTCTGGGACAGTAATGCCCCCACAGGCACTACTGCCGATGGCTATTCCCCCATCACCCCTATCAAGATCATGGTCCTGCGGAGTGGAAAGCAGCAGTTGGGTAAATGGGTCCAGGAGCGCCGAAATGTCGCCGAGGACTACGTGCGACTTTTCGGCCAGAACTCACTCCCAAAGGTGGGGCGTGTCGCAATCTGGATCAATTCCCAGCACACGAAGTCAACTGCCCAATCGTCATTCGCCGATCTTCAGTTCCAACGAGCCAATTAA
- a CDS encoding ABC transporter substrate-binding protein, with product MTAKNSDTGFRWKMLVIAGVTAAILWTPGQGFAGPATDQVKETVDQVLKILADPTLKSGQKTKERRAKLRKTVLERFDFSEMSKRSMGRYWSERTPEERENFVGLFTDLLERAYIDRVEGYTGEQILYLEETADGNYSEVRTKIVTKRNQEIPIQYRLQKADSSWEVYDIVIEGVSLVNNYRTQFSKIIRTSSYQELVKKMQAKVEGEETAELGTPKSKVR from the coding sequence GTGACCGCGAAGAATTCCGATACCGGATTCAGATGGAAAATGCTGGTGATTGCTGGAGTGACCGCAGCGATCTTGTGGACGCCTGGACAGGGCTTTGCCGGTCCGGCAACGGATCAGGTCAAGGAGACCGTTGACCAGGTGCTAAAGATCTTGGCCGATCCGACGCTCAAGAGTGGGCAGAAAACCAAGGAGCGTCGGGCGAAGCTCCGGAAGACCGTATTGGAACGATTTGATTTCTCCGAGATGTCAAAGCGCTCCATGGGCCGGTACTGGAGCGAGCGTACTCCCGAGGAGCGTGAGAATTTCGTTGGCCTCTTCACCGACTTATTGGAGCGGGCGTATATCGACCGAGTCGAGGGGTACACGGGCGAGCAGATCCTGTACCTGGAGGAGACGGCGGACGGAAACTATTCCGAGGTACGGACGAAGATCGTGACCAAGCGGAACCAGGAAATTCCAATCCAGTACCGTCTGCAGAAGGCCGACTCCAGTTGGGAGGTCTACGACATTGTTATCGAGGGCGTAAGCTTGGTGAATAACTATCGCACTCAGTTCAGCAAGATCATCCGTACCTCCTCCTACCAGGAATTGGTCAAGAAGATGCAGGCGAAGGTCGAGGGTGAGGAGACGGCAGAGCTTGGTACTCCTAAGTCGAAGGTCCGGTGA
- a CDS encoding type II toxin-antitoxin system Phd/YefM family antitoxin, whose amino-acid sequence MLLQKRESMRIREVIPISELRKRQAEVLAALEKGPAILTQHGKGAAVLLSLDAYNRLLEELEDLQDALDAFEARQAPGGRISLDAYLSKREKRVPAADRS is encoded by the coding sequence ATGCTCCTGCAGAAGCGTGAGTCGATGAGGATCAGAGAGGTGATCCCGATTTCTGAATTGAGGAAACGCCAAGCGGAGGTTCTGGCGGCGCTGGAGAAGGGCCCCGCCATTCTCACTCAACACGGCAAAGGGGCGGCGGTCCTGCTGAGTCTTGACGCCTACAACCGCCTGCTGGAGGAGTTGGAAGACTTACAGGACGCGCTGGACGCCTTTGAGGCGCGTCAAGCCCCTGGCGGGCGGATCAGCCTTGACGCCTACCTATCTAAGCGGGAGAAGCGTGTACCGGCTGCTGATCGGTCCTAG
- a CDS encoding TolC family protein: MMNAGRARQARWIVLPLALMTTVAVVRPTSAQSPAPKAAYTLKDLIGRTLATSPEIRQMQRGAEVAMAKKDQADAGRFPQVEVTGIVGPSPRARGTVEGGSPDRKDDPHVNNVFERVEMTLVQPLYTFGKLTGFRTAAEEGVKVENAKVEEKAADLILRVKDLYYSRLLASDMLGLIDEITTDLDKAIEKTERQLKAEAPGADEVDLYKLKAFRGEVLKNREEAQKGFDLATGALMFYAGLDRTQQFELDAIGLEAVPKAVEPVDRGMGLALELRPEMSQVRAGLKATEALVRVEESNLYPHFFAALNGVYAQAGNRTRQQNPWAYDPLNDRYAAIVLGFKYDLDFGITRGKIRAAQAEHLKIRETKDFAEQGIPLQVRKAHRELTEAQETLRATEDGWRNAKKWLVAAKANYDLGIGESRDLGQAAEAYARLRADHYKAMYNYNLSLANIEYATGQAVKEEAK, translated from the coding sequence ATGATGAATGCAGGCCGAGCGAGACAAGCACGCTGGATCGTGTTGCCCTTGGCGCTCATGACAACCGTGGCTGTCGTACGGCCGACATCCGCGCAATCGCCGGCACCGAAAGCCGCCTACACTCTGAAAGATCTGATCGGGCGGACCCTGGCCACGAGTCCCGAGATTCGTCAGATGCAGAGAGGCGCCGAGGTGGCGATGGCGAAGAAGGACCAAGCCGATGCCGGCCGGTTTCCGCAGGTCGAGGTGACTGGAATAGTGGGACCGTCGCCTCGTGCCCGCGGCACCGTTGAGGGGGGGTCTCCCGATCGAAAGGATGATCCGCACGTAAACAACGTATTCGAGCGGGTTGAGATGACGCTGGTTCAACCGCTCTATACGTTCGGTAAGCTGACGGGCTTCCGTACGGCTGCAGAAGAGGGGGTGAAGGTCGAGAATGCAAAGGTAGAGGAGAAGGCTGCCGATCTGATCTTGCGAGTCAAGGATCTCTACTACAGCCGACTGCTGGCGAGCGACATGCTTGGGCTGATTGATGAGATCACCACGGATCTCGACAAGGCGATCGAGAAGACGGAGCGACAGCTCAAGGCTGAAGCGCCGGGCGCCGATGAGGTGGACCTGTACAAGTTAAAGGCGTTCCGAGGCGAGGTATTGAAGAACCGGGAAGAGGCGCAAAAGGGGTTCGATCTGGCCACGGGCGCCCTGATGTTCTACGCAGGTCTTGATCGCACACAACAGTTTGAGCTGGATGCGATAGGACTGGAGGCCGTCCCCAAGGCAGTAGAACCTGTAGATCGAGGGATGGGCTTGGCGCTGGAACTGCGACCGGAGATGAGCCAGGTACGGGCAGGGCTCAAGGCTACGGAGGCGCTGGTCAGGGTGGAGGAGAGCAACCTGTATCCCCATTTCTTCGCCGCTCTGAACGGCGTGTACGCGCAGGCCGGCAACCGTACTCGCCAGCAGAATCCCTGGGCCTATGACCCACTGAATGATCGATACGCTGCGATTGTCTTGGGCTTCAAGTATGACCTTGACTTCGGGATCACCAGAGGAAAGATTCGGGCGGCTCAGGCGGAGCATCTGAAGATTCGAGAGACGAAGGATTTTGCAGAGCAGGGGATCCCGTTGCAGGTGCGTAAAGCCCATCGAGAGCTGACTGAGGCGCAGGAGACGCTCAGGGCGACGGAGGATGGCTGGCGGAATGCAAAAAAATGGCTGGTGGCAGCCAAAGCGAACTACGACCTCGGGATCGGGGAGTCCAGAGACCTTGGTCAAGCCGCAGAGGCATACGCCAGACTTCGGGCAGATCACTATAAAGCCATGTACAATTACAACCTTTCACTTGCGAATATCGAATATGCCACAGGTCAAGCCGTAAAGGAGGAGGCGAAGTGA
- a CDS encoding calcium-binding protein — MEIIVDAYGPEEQAMGWYCYLEEKLSFPFRAKCIAERRISPLREGDKVEVTGMATESDCEHEMFVLPQWEGRALGVPLSQLKSIGVEPATKQAIEDWHYCVQQGYEF; from the coding sequence ATGGAAATCATCGTTGACGCCTATGGTCCCGAAGAACAGGCCATGGGGTGGTACTGCTATCTTGAGGAGAAATTATCCTTTCCCTTTCGTGCCAAGTGCATCGCAGAAAGAAGAATCTCGCCGTTGCGGGAAGGTGACAAGGTGGAGGTTACAGGTATGGCCACGGAGAGTGACTGCGAACACGAAATGTTCGTCCTCCCGCAATGGGAGGGGCGGGCACTCGGAGTACCACTGTCTCAACTCAAAAGCATAGGGGTCGAGCCGGCGACAAAGCAGGCCATTGAGGATTGGCATTACTGCGTACAGCAAGGGTATGAGTTTTAA